In a genomic window of Methanosarcina horonobensis HB-1 = JCM 15518:
- a CDS encoding cytochrome D1 domain-containing protein codes for MKNKIIPAIPIATFSIPLPSMTMSSKAHRGYTIIKSFGITALAILILAGVAGAAPFAYVTSEGNYTNNGTVSVIDTATDTVTAIIPMAGCSWGIVATSDDTKVYVADSGLLSSNVSVIDTSTNTVNATVNVGVCPWGIAVNPAGTRVYVTIHNSTNVSVIDTATNSVTDTLSVGIDPCGIAVSPDGKKIYVTNGRNNTTSVIDTATKNITAVVRVGKGPWDVAVSPDGTKVYVANENDSTVSVIDTATNNVIATVNVGNYPYSISVNPAGTKAYVVNQDDNTVSVIDTATNNVIATVPVGVKPIGVAVTSDGKKAYVTNYVSNNVSVIDTTTNTVTATVNVENGPCGIVGHFIDPVTKSNSTMGSNSTPFLNPVTQTENQTDNAGMKEKSSPFMSPILVLAVVLGTFKYVRKTK; via the coding sequence ATGAAAAATAAAATTATACCAGCAATACCGATTGCAACTTTTTCGATTCCACTCCCATCTATGACAATGTCCAGTAAAGCACACAGAGGATATACCATCATAAAATCTTTTGGAATAACGGCACTTGCGATATTGATACTGGCGGGCGTCGCAGGTGCAGCTCCATTTGCATATGTGACGAGTGAGGGGAACTACACAAATAATGGCACCGTCTCTGTAATTGACACTGCCACAGATACTGTTACAGCTATAATTCCTATGGCAGGTTGTTCCTGGGGGATTGTAGCCACATCAGATGATACAAAAGTCTATGTGGCGGACTCGGGATTACTCAGCAGTAATGTCTCGGTAATTGACACATCGACAAATACGGTTAATGCCACAGTAAATGTAGGAGTTTGTCCCTGGGGAATTGCAGTTAACCCGGCAGGAACAAGGGTATATGTGACTATTCATAATAGTACCAATGTCTCAGTAATTGACACAGCCACAAATAGTGTAACAGACACGTTAAGTGTTGGAATTGATCCTTGCGGAATTGCAGTCTCGCCAGATGGAAAAAAAATCTATGTTACAAACGGACGCAATAACACTACTTCTGTTATTGACACGGCCACAAAGAATATTACAGCCGTTGTAAGAGTAGGAAAAGGTCCCTGGGATGTTGCAGTCAGTCCAGATGGAACAAAAGTATATGTAGCAAACGAAAACGACAGTACTGTCTCTGTAATTGACACGGCTACAAATAACGTTATAGCCACTGTAAATGTAGGAAACTATCCTTATTCAATTTCAGTTAACCCGGCGGGAACAAAGGCATATGTGGTTAACCAGGACGATAATACCGTTTCTGTAATTGACACAGCAACTAACAATGTTATAGCTACAGTTCCTGTAGGAGTTAAGCCTATTGGAGTTGCAGTAACCTCGGATGGAAAAAAAGCATATGTGACAAACTATGTCAGCAATAATGTCTCTGTAATTGACACTACCACAAATACCGTTACAGCCACAGTAAATGTAGAAAACGGTCCTTGTGGAATTGTCGGGCATTTTATAGATCCAGTAACAAAATCCAATTCTACTATGGGATCAAACAGTACTCCTTTCTTAAACCCTGTAACTCAAACTGAGAATCAGACAGATAATGCAGGAATGAAAGAAAAAAGCTCTCCTTTCATGAGCCCGATTTTAGTACTTGCAGTAGTATTAGGGACATTTAAGTATGTAAGAAAGACAAAATAA
- a CDS encoding amidohydrolase yields MRRIIKNAKIYTMSEFGILENSDILIEDNKIVEMGRINGEADDIIDANGKLVFPGFIDAHSHVGIYEDSMGFEGADANEDTDPVMPQLRAIDGINPCDISFSEALRAGITATATGPGSANVIGGQFAAIKTYGTRIDNMIIKAPVAMKVAFGENPKRVYKEINKTPTTRIATAAMLREVLFKTAEYMSKKEKSAAKNEDGPEFNIRFESLIPVLKGKIPLKAHAHRADDIYTAIRIAKEFNLNLTLEHVTDGYLMLDELKKEKYPCIVGPNLAGRSKIELKNLSFKNPGMLSKNGIMVAIMTDHPVIPIQYLVLCAALSVKDGMDEYEALKAITINPAKILGIDDRVGSIEKGKDADIVIMDGHPFDTFSTTHMVLVNGEIAYKAEK; encoded by the coding sequence ATGAGAAGAATAATTAAAAACGCAAAAATCTATACGATGTCAGAGTTCGGAATATTGGAAAATTCAGATATACTTATCGAAGATAATAAAATAGTGGAGATGGGCAGGATAAATGGGGAAGCAGACGATATAATTGATGCAAATGGTAAACTTGTTTTCCCAGGCTTCATAGATGCACACTCACATGTCGGAATTTATGAGGATTCTATGGGTTTTGAAGGTGCAGACGCTAATGAAGATACTGATCCTGTTATGCCTCAACTCAGAGCAATTGATGGAATAAATCCCTGTGATATTTCTTTCAGCGAAGCCTTAAGAGCCGGGATTACTGCAACAGCAACAGGTCCGGGAAGTGCTAATGTTATTGGTGGACAGTTTGCTGCAATAAAAACCTATGGTACAAGAATAGACAATATGATAATTAAAGCACCTGTTGCAATGAAAGTTGCTTTTGGGGAGAATCCCAAAAGGGTTTATAAAGAGATAAATAAAACTCCAACAACTCGAATAGCAACAGCAGCTATGTTAAGAGAGGTCCTTTTTAAGACAGCTGAATATATGTCTAAAAAAGAGAAATCTGCTGCAAAAAATGAAGATGGACCTGAATTCAACATTAGATTTGAAAGCCTGATTCCGGTCTTGAAAGGGAAAATTCCGTTAAAAGCTCACGCGCACAGGGCTGACGATATATATACTGCAATTAGAATCGCCAAAGAGTTCAACCTGAATCTTACATTAGAGCATGTAACTGACGGATACTTGATGCTTGATGAGCTTAAAAAAGAAAAATATCCATGTATAGTTGGACCTAATCTCGCTGGAAGATCAAAGATAGAGCTTAAGAACTTAAGTTTTAAAAACCCAGGGATGTTATCAAAGAATGGCATAATGGTTGCAATTATGACAGACCACCCTGTAATTCCAATTCAGTATCTTGTTTTGTGTGCTGCTCTATCTGTTAAAGACGGAATGGATGAATATGAAGCTCTTAAAGCAATAACCATAAATCCTGCCAAAATACTGGGCATAGATGACAGGGTTGGCAGTATTGAAAAGGGCAAGGACGCTGATATCGTCATTATGGATGGTCACCCGTTTGATACATTTTCTACCACTCACATGGTATTAGTAAATGGTGAAATCGCTTATAAGGCAGAGAAATAA
- a CDS encoding NRAMP family divalent metal transporter — translation MLGAAEHPGNRSNLLKAIGPGILVACSAIGGSHLVWSTQAGAQYGWSLIGLILLANLFKFPFFLYGQRYTAATQESLLAGYQRQGIVYVYIFLVINILTGIINTAGVAMLSGALFAGYGFDGSRIPAFTFGILVLCTATVLLGHYKLLDKLAKLVVTLLSLSTLVALGLAFVHGPVAAPDFVSPSPWTWQAFPFLVMLLGWMPAPVDLSAWSSLWMFSREEETGHFATTRETSIDFYLGYVMAVVMAVAFVALGKLIMYGSGQEVVSGSTGFSQQLVSLYSASIGEWSKPLILTAAFSTMFSTTLTCIDGYPRSLAASCTLLSKSCASHFKQIFQLWILLSVVAASIIVLYFVDNLLQLLSFAAIVSFITSPILAYINYRVMNGSNVPAEERPGPFLKLLSLAGLIFFLLMTAGFVYVTFIRI, via the coding sequence ATGCTGGGAGCTGCCGAGCACCCAGGTAACCGCTCTAATCTGTTAAAAGCTATCGGGCCGGGAATTCTGGTAGCCTGTTCCGCTATTGGGGGTTCACATCTTGTCTGGTCAACTCAGGCCGGGGCGCAGTACGGCTGGAGTCTGATCGGGTTAATTTTACTGGCTAATTTGTTCAAATTTCCATTTTTCCTGTACGGTCAGCGTTATACGGCTGCCACTCAAGAAAGTCTTCTGGCGGGGTATCAGCGACAGGGAATTGTCTATGTATATATTTTTCTGGTCATTAATATCCTGACCGGAATCATCAATACTGCCGGGGTAGCCATGCTCAGTGGTGCGCTCTTTGCTGGCTACGGGTTTGATGGAAGCAGAATTCCCGCTTTCACTTTTGGCATTCTGGTGCTTTGCACTGCGACTGTTCTTCTGGGACATTATAAACTGCTGGATAAACTTGCTAAATTAGTGGTTACTCTGCTAAGCCTGAGTACACTAGTGGCTCTGGGCCTAGCATTTGTCCATGGTCCTGTTGCAGCTCCAGACTTTGTTAGTCCCAGCCCATGGACATGGCAGGCATTTCCGTTTCTGGTCATGCTGCTTGGATGGATGCCGGCGCCGGTGGACCTGTCTGCCTGGTCGAGTCTATGGATGTTCAGCCGTGAAGAAGAAACCGGTCACTTCGCTACGACCCGGGAAACATCCATTGACTTTTATCTGGGTTATGTTATGGCCGTGGTCATGGCTGTGGCCTTTGTGGCTCTAGGTAAACTGATAATGTACGGTTCCGGCCAGGAAGTTGTCAGTGGAAGCACAGGCTTCAGCCAGCAGCTTGTCAGTTTGTACTCAGCCAGTATTGGTGAGTGGTCTAAGCCCCTTATTCTAACGGCCGCTTTTTCCACAATGTTCAGCACCACCTTGACCTGTATTGACGGTTATCCGCGTTCGCTGGCGGCAAGCTGTACGTTGCTCAGCAAAAGTTGTGCCAGCCATTTCAAGCAAATTTTTCAGCTCTGGATCTTGCTGTCGGTAGTGGCAGCCAGCATAATCGTGCTGTACTTTGTCGATAACCTTCTGCAACTGTTAAGCTTTGCTGCCATTGTCAGCTTTATTACTTCGCCAATTCTGGCATATATCAATTATCGGGTGATGAACGGCAGTAACGTGCCAGCCGAAGAACGCCCAGGGCCTTTTCTCAAACTGCTGAGCCTGGCAGGGTTGATATTTTTCCTGCTGATGACCGCCGGATTTGTCTACGTGACATTTATCAGGATATGA
- a CDS encoding sugar O-acetyltransferase, translated as MTERTEKEKATQSLLYNASYDKELIDERAYCKALCYEYNRLHPAKIGERTTLIQKLFGKTSGSFLIEPPFICDYGYNIEIGNNFYANHNCIILDGAKIVFGDNVMIAPHCGFYTAGHPLDAERRNAGLEYAYPIKVGNNVWVGGNVVVLPGVTIGDNTVIGAGSVVTKNIPSGVVAFGNPCRVIREIIDEDKKF; from the coding sequence ATGACTGAAAGAACTGAAAAAGAAAAAGCAACCCAGAGTTTATTATATAATGCAAGCTATGATAAAGAGCTGATCGATGAACGAGCTTATTGTAAAGCACTTTGCTACGAATATAATCGGCTTCATCCAGCAAAAATTGGGGAAAGGACAACTTTAATTCAGAAACTTTTTGGCAAAACCAGCGGTTCTTTTCTTATTGAGCCGCCATTTATATGCGACTATGGCTACAACATAGAAATAGGTAACAATTTCTATGCAAATCACAACTGTATTATCCTTGACGGAGCAAAGATTGTTTTTGGGGATAATGTAATGATCGCTCCACACTGTGGCTTCTATACAGCTGGACATCCGCTTGATGCAGAACGTCGTAATGCAGGACTGGAGTATGCTTATCCAATTAAAGTCGGCAACAATGTATGGGTAGGCGGGAATGTTGTTGTACTACCTGGGGTAACTATAGGAGATAATACTGTCATCGGCGCTGGAAGTGTTGTGACAAAAAATATTCCGTCTGGCGTTGTTGCCTTTGGGAATCCTTGCAGGGTTATTCGTGAGATTATCGATGAGGATAAGAAGTTTTAA
- a CDS encoding PGF-CTERM sorting domain-containing protein has translation MKNREDRYLIGLASIALVFILFISTSPVVLAFSLHNNRLTLNETPITTNNSDEACPSIYADRVVWQDLRNGKNWDIYMYNLSTQEETRITNNNFDHRCPAIYGDRIVWEDICNGYQNADIRMYNLTTSAETQVTANMSGQYSPDIYGDRIVWEDTRNGGGWDKEGNRAGNWDIYLYDLSTSIEYQITTNESMQDAPALYENRIVWQDSRNGNLDIYMYDLSTFRETQITTDPAAQHSPAIYGDRIIWTDERNGKADIYMYNLSTSTESQITTSGSVEYGPVIYRDRIVWVDYRKGWENLDIYLYDLSTSTETQITTNESNQWGELDIWKDRILWRDQRNGNNDIYMCIVSGENTGSEIELEIRSEVNPKPEEGESTSKSIPGFEIVYDIVGLFGMFLYRRK, from the coding sequence ATGAAAAATAGAGAAGATCGGTACTTAATAGGTTTAGCTTCAATAGCTCTGGTTTTTATTTTGTTTATTTCAACTTCTCCTGTAGTGTTGGCATTTTCTCTACACAATAACCGGCTTACCCTAAATGAGACTCCTATCACTACAAACAATTCGGATGAAGCCTGTCCTTCAATCTACGCTGACAGGGTAGTGTGGCAGGATCTGCGCAACGGAAAGAACTGGGACATCTACATGTACAATCTTTCAACTCAAGAGGAAACTCGGATCACAAATAACAATTTCGATCACAGATGTCCTGCTATTTACGGGGATAGAATAGTCTGGGAAGATATCTGCAACGGTTATCAAAATGCGGATATTCGCATGTATAATTTAACCACTTCCGCTGAAACTCAAGTTACAGCAAATATGTCAGGTCAGTACTCTCCTGATATCTATGGGGACAGGATAGTGTGGGAGGACACCCGCAATGGAGGAGGTTGGGATAAAGAGGGTAATAGGGCTGGAAACTGGGATATCTACCTTTATGACCTTTCCACCTCCATCGAATACCAGATCACTACCAATGAGTCAATGCAGGATGCTCCTGCCCTTTATGAGAACAGGATTGTGTGGCAGGATTCCCGCAATGGAAATCTGGATATCTACATGTACGACCTTTCTACTTTCAGGGAAACTCAAATCACCACCGATCCTGCAGCACAGCACTCTCCTGCCATCTACGGGGATAGAATAATCTGGACTGATGAACGTAATGGAAAAGCGGATATCTACATGTACAATCTTTCCACTTCCACCGAATCTCAAATAACTACAAGCGGATCAGTGGAATACGGGCCTGTGATCTACAGGGACAGGATAGTGTGGGTGGATTACCGCAAAGGATGGGAAAATCTGGATATTTACCTTTACGATCTTTCCACCTCCACCGAAACTCAGATAACGACCAATGAATCAAACCAATGGGGAGAGCTTGATATCTGGAAAGACAGGATCCTTTGGCGGGATCAACGCAATGGAAACAATGACATTTATATGTGTATTGTTTCAGGAGAAAACACAGGATCGGAGATTGAACTCGAAATAAGATCAGAAGTTAACCCGAAGCCGGAAGAGGGAGAAAGCACAAGCAAAAGCATTCCGGGTTTTGAAATTGTTTATGACATCGTTGGTTTGTTTGGTATGTTCTTGTATAGAAGAAAATAG
- a CDS encoding pentapeptide repeat-containing protein, which yields MNRKGAHLEGVFLDFPDLIGAYLNGTHLERTYFRWANLSNVDLANADLADANLEGTDLIGAKNLTIDQLSKVKTLYNAKLDPEREIALREKYPALFEKPDE from the coding sequence TTGAATAGAAAAGGAGCTCATCTTGAAGGTGTTTTTCTTGATTTCCCTGACCTTATAGGAGCTTATCTCAATGGAACTCACCTTGAAAGAACTTATTTTAGATGGGCCAATCTATCGAATGTTGATCTAGCAAATGCTGATCTAGCAGATGCTAATCTAGAAGGAACAGACCTTATAGGAGCTAAAAATCTAACAATTGACCAGCTTTCTAAAGTGAAAACACTTTACAATGCAAAATTAGATCCAGAGCGTGAAATAGCATTAAGAGAGAAGTACCCTGCTCTGTTTGAGAAACCTGATGAATGA